One Yimella lutea DNA window includes the following coding sequences:
- the iolC gene encoding 5-dehydro-2-deoxygluconokinase: MTSSAPDLLAIGRLGVDLYPLTSGVGLEEVDTFGKFLGGSAANVAVAAARYGRTCALISRTGDDPFGRYLIRQLEEFGVDPAAVTPTPELKTPITFCELFPPDDFPLYFYREPIAPDLTIDPAQIPVEQVRDARVYWSTVTGLSREPSREAHFYAWGVRERRPLTVLDLDWRPMFWPSPDGARAIVGEALAQVTVAVGNQDECEIAVGETDPTRAARALLDRGIELAIVKQGPRGVLAMTAGECVEVPPLPVDVVNGLGAGDAFGGAIVHGLVSGWDLERMLRFANAAGAIVAGRLECSSAMPNTAQVEAALAAGAVRLEG; encoded by the coding sequence GTGACCTCGTCCGCACCCGACCTGCTGGCCATCGGCCGGCTCGGCGTCGACCTGTACCCGCTCACCAGCGGCGTCGGCCTGGAGGAGGTCGACACGTTCGGCAAGTTCCTGGGTGGCAGCGCGGCCAACGTCGCGGTCGCCGCCGCGCGGTACGGACGCACCTGCGCGCTCATCTCCCGGACCGGAGACGACCCGTTCGGTCGTTACCTGATCAGGCAATTGGAGGAGTTCGGGGTCGACCCCGCCGCCGTGACGCCGACCCCGGAACTGAAGACACCGATCACCTTCTGTGAGCTCTTTCCGCCCGACGACTTCCCGCTCTACTTCTATCGCGAGCCGATCGCACCCGACCTCACCATCGATCCCGCGCAGATACCGGTCGAGCAGGTGCGGGACGCCCGCGTGTACTGGTCGACGGTCACCGGCCTGTCCCGCGAACCCTCGCGCGAAGCGCACTTCTACGCCTGGGGTGTTCGAGAGCGGCGCCCGCTCACCGTGCTCGATCTCGACTGGCGACCGATGTTCTGGCCGTCGCCGGACGGCGCCCGCGCGATCGTCGGTGAGGCACTCGCGCAGGTCACGGTCGCCGTCGGCAACCAGGACGAGTGCGAGATCGCGGTGGGTGAGACCGATCCGACCAGAGCTGCCCGAGCTCTGCTGGATCGTGGGATCGAGCTGGCGATCGTGAAACAGGGTCCGCGTGGGGTGCTGGCGATGACCGCCGGCGAATGCGTGGAGGTGCCGCCGTTGCCGGTCGACGTCGTCAATGGCCTCGGTGCGGGTGACGCGTTCGGTGGGGCGATCGTCCATGGGCTTGTGTCCGGCTGGGATCTGGAACGGATGCTGCGTTTCGCGAACGCCGCCGGCGCGATCGTCGCCGGTCGGCTCGAGTGCTCGTCCGCCATGCCGAACACTGCCCAGGTCGAGGCTGCGCTGGCAGCGGGCGCCGTGCGTCTGGAGGGATGA
- a CDS encoding Cgl0159 family (beta/alpha)8-fold protein: MMRLSDTEIHQLTRRRISDPDAIASAWATRGRRKGPDSRLLIVAADHPARGALGVRDNNDAMASRPELLGRLVTALANPRVDGVLATADVLEDLLLLGALDDKLVIGSMNRGGLQGAGFEFDDRFTGYTAAQIDDFGLDGGKTLARICLQDSGTVATLQATARAVDELATRRKIAMIEPFWSEFGTDGRARNILTADATIRSMHVASGLGATSAYTWLKVPIVPEMHRVLEATTLPTLLLGGDPTTDSDETYASWEDALSAPSAAGLVIGRALLFPPDDDVAAAVDVAARLVHGTEPSSSGRVTDEWPGYTPATGSQPGHSAKGTES, from the coding sequence ATGATGAGACTGTCCGACACCGAAATTCACCAACTGACCCGCCGACGGATCAGCGACCCGGACGCGATCGCATCTGCCTGGGCGACGCGTGGGCGCCGCAAAGGCCCGGACAGTCGGCTCCTCATCGTCGCCGCCGACCACCCGGCCCGTGGCGCGCTCGGGGTGCGCGACAACAACGACGCGATGGCGTCCCGACCTGAACTGCTGGGCCGGCTGGTGACGGCGCTGGCCAACCCGCGTGTCGACGGCGTGCTCGCCACGGCCGACGTGCTGGAGGACCTCCTGTTGCTCGGAGCGCTGGACGACAAGCTGGTGATCGGGTCGATGAACCGCGGCGGCTTGCAGGGGGCCGGCTTCGAGTTCGATGATCGGTTCACCGGGTACACGGCGGCGCAGATCGACGATTTCGGACTGGACGGCGGAAAGACACTTGCTCGAATCTGCTTGCAGGACAGCGGAACCGTCGCCACTCTCCAGGCGACAGCACGTGCTGTCGACGAGCTGGCAACCCGCCGCAAGATCGCGATGATCGAACCGTTCTGGTCAGAGTTCGGCACCGACGGCCGTGCCCGCAATATCCTCACCGCCGACGCGACCATCCGGTCGATGCACGTGGCGTCCGGGCTCGGCGCCACCAGCGCGTACACCTGGCTGAAGGTGCCGATCGTGCCCGAGATGCACCGCGTTCTGGAGGCCACCACGCTTCCGACCCTGCTCCTCGGCGGCGACCCGACGACCGACTCGGACGAGACGTACGCGAGCTGGGAGGACGCGCTCAGCGCTCCGTCCGCGGCCGGGCTGGTGATCGGTCGCGCGTTGCTCTTCCCGCCGGACGACGACGTCGCCGCGGCCGTCGACGTCGCGGCTCGCCTCGTCCACGGCACCGAACCTTCATCGAGTGGCCGGGTTACGGACGAGTGGCCGGGTTATACCCCGGCCACTGGTTCACAGCCCGGCCACTCGGCGAAAGGGACTGAATCATGA
- the iolB gene encoding 5-deoxy-glucuronate isomerase encodes MMNWHRPAGSISDEQYDVVVRPGSDDWRHTGLLVATLGAGESRTLQTGDDEYIVVPLSGLGVDVSCDPDQVRLMGRADVFEGPSDVAYVPRGRTLTVTASEPSRVALCFAPASSDQPFAVVDKDAVPVELRGAGNCSRQVHNFGTPAALHADSIICCEVLTPSGNWSSYPPHKHDEERPGVETELEEIYYFESRIATGGPAEAEPHGYQAVHGTADRPIEVNARVVSGDVVLVPHGWHGPSMAPPGYDLYYLNVMAGPGDERAWRICDDPAHTWVRDTWTDHPMDPRLPFTGPTHEETP; translated from the coding sequence ATCATGAATTGGCACAGGCCTGCCGGGTCGATCAGCGACGAGCAGTACGACGTCGTGGTGCGACCGGGTAGTGACGACTGGCGGCACACCGGGCTGCTGGTGGCGACGCTCGGTGCCGGCGAGTCACGCACGCTCCAGACCGGCGACGACGAGTACATCGTGGTTCCGCTGTCCGGCCTCGGTGTCGATGTGTCCTGCGACCCGGATCAGGTCCGGCTGATGGGGCGAGCCGACGTGTTCGAAGGTCCGAGCGATGTGGCGTACGTGCCGCGCGGCCGAACTCTCACCGTCACCGCGTCCGAGCCGAGTCGGGTGGCGCTGTGTTTCGCGCCCGCGTCGTCCGATCAACCGTTCGCTGTCGTCGACAAGGACGCCGTGCCGGTCGAGCTTCGCGGCGCCGGCAACTGTTCTCGGCAAGTGCACAACTTCGGCACTCCCGCTGCGCTGCACGCGGATTCGATCATCTGTTGCGAGGTGCTGACGCCGTCGGGCAACTGGAGTTCGTACCCGCCGCACAAGCATGACGAGGAACGCCCCGGCGTCGAGACCGAACTCGAGGAGATCTACTACTTCGAGTCCCGTATCGCCACGGGTGGCCCGGCCGAGGCCGAACCGCACGGCTACCAGGCGGTGCACGGCACGGCCGATCGTCCGATCGAGGTCAACGCCCGCGTCGTCTCCGGCGATGTCGTGCTGGTGCCGCACGGCTGGCACGGGCCGTCGATGGCCCCGCCCGGGTACGACCTGTACTACCTGAACGTGATGGCCGGACCCGGCGACGAACGGGCGTGGCGCATCTGCGACGACCCGGCGCACACCTGGGTCCGCGACACCTGGACCGACCACCCGATGGACCCCCGACTTCCCTTCACCGGACCGACACACGAGGAAACGCCATGA
- a CDS encoding CoA-acylating methylmalonate-semialdehyde dehydrogenase yields MSTPTRITHLIGHQEFDGSAERTSEVYNPATGRVTGTLDLASAEVVDRVVQHAATAAKQWGSTSLAKRTPVLFKFRQLLEENKERIAEIITSEHGKVTSDALGEVTRGLEVAEFACGIPQLLKGGYSENVSTGVDAYSILQPLGVVAVISPFNFPAMVPLWFVPIAVACGNAVVIKPSEKDPSAVVEVAKLWKEAGLPDGVMNVVHGDKEAVDALLDHPTVKAVSFVGSTPIAKYVYERGVATGKRVQALGGAKNHMLVLPDADLDLAADAAVNAGFGSAGERCMAISVVVAVDSIADELIERIKSRMAGLKTGDGSTGCDMGPVVTAQARDRITDYIQAGLDAGARLVVDGRDGEFHGPDEGFFVGPTLFDEVGTDMSIYTDEIFGPVLSVVRVQSYDEGLDLINSSEYGNGTAIFTNDGGAARRFQNEVEVGMVGINVPIPVPVSYYSFGGWKSSLFGDSHAYGVEGVHFFTRTKAVTSRWLDPSHGGLNLGFPQND; encoded by the coding sequence ATGAGCACGCCCACCCGGATCACCCACCTCATCGGCCACCAGGAGTTCGACGGTTCCGCCGAGCGCACCAGCGAGGTATACAACCCCGCCACCGGGCGGGTCACCGGAACGCTCGACCTCGCGTCCGCCGAAGTGGTCGACCGCGTGGTCCAGCACGCCGCCACAGCTGCGAAGCAGTGGGGATCGACCTCGCTCGCGAAGCGAACGCCGGTGTTGTTCAAGTTCCGCCAGCTGCTGGAGGAGAACAAGGAGCGGATCGCCGAAATCATCACCTCGGAGCACGGCAAGGTCACCTCGGACGCCCTCGGTGAAGTGACCCGCGGCCTGGAGGTCGCCGAGTTCGCCTGCGGCATCCCGCAATTGCTCAAGGGCGGGTACTCCGAGAACGTGTCGACCGGGGTGGACGCCTACTCGATCCTGCAGCCCCTCGGCGTGGTCGCCGTCATTTCGCCGTTCAACTTCCCGGCGATGGTGCCGCTGTGGTTCGTGCCGATCGCGGTCGCGTGCGGCAATGCCGTGGTGATCAAGCCGTCCGAGAAGGACCCGTCCGCCGTCGTCGAGGTCGCGAAGCTCTGGAAGGAAGCCGGCCTGCCGGACGGCGTCATGAACGTCGTCCACGGTGACAAGGAGGCTGTCGACGCGCTGCTCGATCACCCCACCGTGAAGGCCGTCTCGTTCGTCGGTTCGACCCCGATCGCGAAGTACGTCTACGAGCGCGGCGTGGCGACCGGCAAGCGGGTTCAGGCTCTCGGCGGTGCGAAGAACCACATGCTGGTGCTGCCCGACGCCGACCTCGACCTCGCTGCCGACGCGGCCGTGAACGCGGGGTTCGGTTCCGCCGGTGAACGGTGCATGGCGATCTCCGTGGTCGTCGCGGTCGACTCGATCGCCGACGAGTTGATCGAGCGGATCAAGAGCCGGATGGCCGGACTGAAGACCGGTGACGGTTCGACCGGCTGCGACATGGGTCCGGTCGTCACCGCGCAGGCCCGCGACCGGATCACCGACTACATCCAGGCCGGCCTGGACGCCGGTGCCCGCCTGGTCGTCGACGGTCGCGACGGGGAGTTTCACGGCCCGGACGAGGGCTTCTTCGTCGGACCGACGTTGTTCGACGAAGTCGGCACGGACATGTCGATCTACACCGACGAGATCTTCGGACCAGTGCTGTCGGTCGTCCGGGTGCAGAGCTACGACGAGGGTCTCGACCTCATCAACTCATCCGAATACGGAAACGGCACAGCCATTTTCACCAACGACGGCGGTGCTGCTCGCCGCTTCCAGAACGAGGTCGAGGTCGGTATGGTCGGCATCAATGTGCCTATTCCGGTGCCGGTGTCGTACTACTCGTTCGGTGGTTGGAAGTCGTCGCTGTTCGGCGACAGTCACGCGTACGGCGTCGAGGGCGTTCACTTCTTCACCCGCACCAAGGCCGTCACCTCTCGCTGGCTCGACCCCTCGCACGGTGGTCTCAACCTCGGGTTCCCGCAGAACGACTGA
- a CDS encoding P1 family peptidase has translation MRPGTTNSLTDVHGIRVGHATRRADGWLTGTTVVRMPDDGAVGGVDVRGGGPGTRETDLLDPRNMVERVHAIVLTGGSAFGLAAADGVMQSLAAEGIGLPVEAAGRQVPVPIVPAAVIFDLGRGGDSNARPDASFGADALAAASDSGVEQGAVGAGAGARAGGLKGGIGSASVVLDDGTTVGCLVVVNAVGSTVAPATGELYAARQGLPDEFAQVPVHPNDPPPQTPAVGTATTLAVVATDATLTKAQCQKLAGIAHDGMARAINPVHTMFDGDTVFAVSTMTREAPDGMGFHALLTAAGDCVTRAVGHAMWHAESEAGMPSYRDHHVASQVE, from the coding sequence ATGCGCCCCGGAACCACGAACTCGCTCACCGACGTCCACGGCATTCGGGTGGGCCATGCCACCCGGCGCGCTGACGGATGGTTGACCGGGACGACGGTGGTCCGTATGCCCGACGACGGAGCCGTCGGCGGCGTGGACGTCCGCGGTGGGGGACCGGGTACCCGCGAGACCGATCTGCTCGACCCGCGGAACATGGTCGAGCGGGTGCACGCCATTGTCCTCACCGGTGGCAGCGCGTTCGGCCTCGCCGCTGCAGACGGTGTCATGCAGTCGCTCGCCGCCGAAGGCATCGGCCTGCCGGTGGAAGCAGCCGGACGACAGGTGCCGGTGCCGATCGTGCCCGCTGCGGTCATCTTCGACCTGGGTCGCGGCGGTGACTCGAACGCCCGGCCGGACGCGTCCTTCGGCGCGGATGCCCTTGCCGCCGCGAGTGATTCGGGGGTCGAGCAGGGCGCGGTCGGCGCCGGAGCAGGAGCGCGTGCTGGCGGTTTGAAGGGTGGCATCGGTTCGGCGAGCGTGGTGCTGGACGACGGGACGACCGTCGGCTGCCTGGTTGTCGTCAACGCCGTCGGCAGCACGGTCGCCCCAGCCACCGGCGAGTTGTACGCGGCGCGGCAGGGCCTGCCGGACGAGTTCGCGCAGGTACCGGTGCATCCGAACGACCCACCGCCGCAGACACCGGCCGTCGGCACCGCGACCACGCTCGCCGTGGTGGCGACCGACGCCACTTTGACAAAGGCGCAGTGTCAGAAACTCGCCGGCATCGCCCACGATGGCATGGCGCGGGCGATCAATCCCGTGCACACGATGTTCGACGGCGACACCGTGTTCGCGGTGTCGACGATGACCCGAGAAGCGCCGGACGGCATGGGTTTTCACGCCCTGCTCACAGCGGCCGGGGATTGCGTCACCCGCGCTGTCGGCCACGCGATGTGGCACGCCGAGAGTGAAGCCGGCATGCCGAGTTACCGCGACCACCACGTCGCAAGCCAGGTCGAGTAG